One Cydia fagiglandana chromosome 11, ilCydFagi1.1, whole genome shotgun sequence genomic region harbors:
- the LOC134668562 gene encoding uncharacterized protein LOC134668562, which produces MSSCSGPSSAKLATYSVKGIKPCVSAPSCSAHKHRPRPAPCPRPDECYKACIRKKQKCPSAMEVVTRPGNRCRCELAQARSSRYTRKRAGKSKCEVQRHRTRIKNAYKRRSMISRWRPQDKTSKCCTRVCPGCCQGCTIL; this is translated from the exons ATGTCATCATGTTCGGGTCCCTCCTCGGCAAAATTAG CTACATACTCCGTAAAGGGAATAAAACCTTGCGTGTCCGCGCCGTCATGCAGCGCCCACAAGCACCGCCCTCGGCCCGCGCCCTGTCCGAGGCCCGACGAGTGCTACAAAGCATGCATCAGGAAGAAGCAGAAATGCCCCAGCGCCATGGAAGTTGTGACTCGCCCGGGGAATCGGTGCCGCTGCGAACTGGCGCAGGCCCGAAGCAGCAGATATACGAGGAAGAGGGCGGGCAAGTCGAAATGCGAAGTGCAGAGACATAGAACGCGGATCAAAAATGCTTATAAAAGGAGGTCGATGATATCTAGATGGCGCCCACAAGATAAAACCTCAAAATGCTGCACGCGTGTGTGCCCTGGGTGTTGTCAAGGTTGTACCATTTTGTGa